A part of Halorientalis sp. LT38 genomic DNA contains:
- a CDS encoding flippase, whose protein sequence is MDLTTRVVRGVKAYFGARVVYALANAVLLFALTRYLLDPAAYGLLYFAISALSIGSMVATLGLPKSTGRYVTEFLATDESQVPHVIRISLSFLAVLTAAVAIVVALVHRPLATLLRDPALEPFLLLGAVFVAARAVYSYLTNVFQGFNRVEHSALISVVNSLTRLLCAVGFVLLGFGALGAFGGYVLGYVAGSVVGLLVLKYRLLADLAVATEPAADLTRRILEYSVPTAATRLSVVLDSRVDKVLLGVLIGPVAVGFYTLAKQIADFCIVPATALGFTISPALGDQHADDATERAATLYERSMENVLLLYLPAAVGLALVAEPAIRILVGTDYLGAVPVLQLFSFFVIVRAIHKITGNGLDYLGLARIRAIARGTAAGSNVVLNLLLIPIYGVMGAAVATVVTYSAYTAVNVYYIHRELNLEMGYLLGRTARIGAIAVAMGGVVWPLIPHVSGVLTLAGAVLVGGAVWAGLAIASGLLDLGEMRGLLA, encoded by the coding sequence ATGGACCTGACAACACGCGTCGTCCGGGGCGTCAAGGCCTACTTCGGTGCGCGGGTCGTCTACGCGCTGGCCAACGCCGTCCTGCTGTTCGCGCTGACCCGCTACCTGCTCGATCCCGCGGCCTACGGCCTGCTCTACTTCGCCATCTCGGCGCTCTCCATCGGGTCGATGGTGGCGACGCTGGGGCTCCCGAAGTCGACCGGCCGGTACGTCACCGAGTTCCTCGCGACCGACGAGTCCCAGGTCCCCCACGTGATCCGGATCTCCCTCTCCTTCCTGGCCGTGCTGACCGCGGCCGTCGCGATCGTCGTCGCACTCGTCCACCGCCCACTCGCCACGCTGCTGCGCGATCCCGCCCTGGAACCGTTCCTCCTGCTCGGCGCGGTCTTCGTCGCCGCCCGCGCGGTCTACTCCTACCTCACGAACGTCTTCCAGGGGTTCAACCGGGTCGAACACTCCGCGCTCATCAGCGTCGTCAACTCCCTGACCCGCCTGCTCTGCGCCGTCGGGTTCGTCCTGCTCGGGTTCGGCGCTCTCGGTGCCTTCGGCGGCTACGTCCTCGGCTACGTCGCCGGCTCGGTGGTCGGCCTCCTCGTGCTCAAGTACCGCCTGCTCGCGGACCTCGCGGTCGCCACGGAGCCGGCGGCCGACCTCACCCGCCGCATCCTCGAGTACAGCGTCCCGACGGCGGCGACGCGGCTCAGCGTCGTCCTCGACAGCCGCGTCGACAAGGTGTTGCTCGGGGTGCTGATCGGCCCCGTCGCCGTCGGCTTCTACACCCTCGCGAAACAGATCGCCGACTTCTGTATCGTCCCCGCCACCGCCCTGGGCTTCACCATCTCCCCCGCGCTCGGGGACCAGCACGCAGACGACGCGACCGAGCGCGCGGCCACGCTGTACGAGCGCTCGATGGAGAACGTCCTCCTACTGTACCTCCCCGCCGCCGTCGGCCTGGCGCTGGTCGCCGAGCCCGCGATCCGGATCCTCGTCGGCACCGACTACCTCGGCGCCGTCCCCGTCCTCCAGCTGTTCAGCTTCTTCGTCATCGTCCGCGCGATCCACAAGATCACCGGCAACGGCCTGGACTACCTCGGCCTGGCCCGCATCCGGGCCATCGCCCGCGGGACCGCCGCCGGGAGCAACGTCGTCCTGAACCTGCTCCTGATCCCCATCTACGGCGTGATGGGCGCCGCCGTCGCCACCGTCGTCACCTACTCGGCCTACACCGCGGTCAACGTCTACTACATCCACCGCGAACTGAATCTGGAGATGGGCTACCTGCTCGGCCGCACGGCCCGGATCGGCGCCATCGCCGTCGCGATGGGCGGCGTCGTCT
- a CDS encoding glycosyltransferase, whose protein sequence is MTLSSRHRDDARTDAAARPLDVLSFVTNQEATFYKRQLRTLADFGVATRTVPVPGKSHSNSVKAGTTGTRSIFDYARFSTRAFRHTLGDYDLIHANYGLTAPPAIVQPRLPVVLSLWGSDLLGEYGWVTRRLVPHADAVIVMSERMAAELDRDCYVIPHGIDLETFAPQSQTAARAALDWSGSDRHVLFPYPPKRDVKDFPRAERVVEGARERLDGSITLHTISDVPHDEMPTYMNAADALLLTSRREGSPNTVKEAMACNTPIVATAVGDVPERLDGVTPSAVGRTDAELVEGLVEVLRADGRSNGREHARELSLDRMGERIRDVYDAVLDDD, encoded by the coding sequence GTGACCCTCAGTAGCCGCCACCGGGACGACGCCCGGACCGACGCCGCCGCGCGCCCGCTCGACGTCCTGAGCTTCGTGACCAACCAGGAGGCCACGTTCTACAAGCGGCAACTGCGCACGCTCGCCGACTTCGGCGTCGCCACGCGGACCGTCCCCGTGCCCGGCAAGAGCCACAGCAACTCGGTGAAGGCCGGCACCACCGGCACCCGCTCGATCTTCGACTACGCGCGCTTCTCGACCCGGGCGTTTCGCCACACCCTCGGGGACTACGACCTGATCCACGCCAACTACGGCCTCACGGCGCCGCCCGCGATCGTCCAGCCGCGACTCCCGGTCGTCCTCTCGCTGTGGGGCTCGGACCTGCTCGGGGAGTACGGCTGGGTGACGAGACGGCTCGTCCCGCACGCCGACGCCGTGATCGTCATGTCCGAGCGGATGGCCGCCGAACTCGACCGGGACTGCTACGTCATCCCCCACGGCATCGACCTGGAGACGTTCGCGCCCCAGTCCCAGACAGCGGCCCGCGCCGCCCTCGACTGGTCGGGCTCGGACAGACACGTCCTCTTCCCGTACCCGCCCAAACGCGACGTCAAGGATTTCCCCCGCGCCGAGCGCGTCGTCGAGGGGGCACGGGAGCGACTCGACGGCTCGATCACGCTCCACACCATCTCGGACGTGCCCCACGACGAGATGCCGACGTACATGAACGCCGCCGACGCGCTGCTGTTGACCTCCAGGCGGGAGGGGTCGCCCAACACGGTCAAGGAGGCGATGGCCTGCAACACGCCCATCGTCGCGACGGCCGTGGGCGACGTGCCGGAACGGCTCGACGGCGTCACGCCCTCGGCCGTCGGCCGCACGGACGCGGAGCTGGTCGAGGGGCTCGTCGAGGTGCTGCGCGCCGACGGGCGATCGAACGGGCGCGAGCACGCGCGAGAACTGAGCCTCGATCGCATGGGCGAGCGCATCCGCGACGTCTACGACGCCGTGCTCGACGACGACTGA
- a CDS encoding lipid II:glycine glycyltransferase FemX, translated as MRVEPIDIDEWESVLPAEGFEVFHAPAALEVLGEHVDGDLRLFAGYKGDQPVGLMPVVVDERLFSTLVFSPPPAMGVPRLGPVLMPNSPKRRKQEQVNRRFTEAVLDEIESDSPLELFRMLCNTTYADPRPFRWQDFDLGTQFTYQLDLEDREPESVRKDFSKSLRRDIRDAEDLDVTVDRGGLDDARAVYEQTRARYEEQDRGYKLSWEYVSDLVASMLENDRARIYVARDGTGQFLTGITVLYSNDAAYFWQGGTRTVHEGVGLNSLIHWRVIEDVIEDPPRESVSTYDLMGANTERLCQYKSKFGADLVPYYVVESGGRTMDLAKKTYQALVR; from the coding sequence ATGCGAGTCGAACCCATCGATATCGACGAGTGGGAGTCGGTGCTTCCAGCTGAGGGCTTCGAGGTGTTCCACGCGCCGGCCGCCCTCGAGGTGCTCGGGGAACACGTCGACGGCGACCTCCGACTGTTCGCGGGGTACAAGGGCGATCAACCCGTCGGGCTCATGCCAGTGGTGGTCGACGAGCGGCTGTTCAGCACGCTCGTGTTCTCGCCCCCGCCGGCCATGGGCGTCCCGCGACTCGGTCCCGTGTTGATGCCCAACAGTCCGAAGCGCCGCAAACAGGAACAGGTCAACCGGCGGTTCACCGAGGCCGTCCTCGACGAGATCGAGAGCGATTCACCGCTCGAACTGTTTCGTATGCTCTGTAATACGACGTATGCAGACCCGAGGCCGTTCCGCTGGCAGGATTTCGACCTCGGGACGCAGTTCACCTATCAGCTCGATCTCGAGGATCGCGAGCCCGAATCGGTGCGCAAGGACTTCAGCAAGAGCCTCCGGCGAGACATCCGTGACGCCGAGGACCTGGACGTCACCGTCGATCGCGGCGGCCTCGACGACGCCCGGGCCGTCTACGAACAGACCCGCGCGCGCTACGAGGAGCAAGACCGGGGCTACAAACTCTCGTGGGAGTACGTCTCGGACCTCGTCGCGTCGATGCTGGAGAACGACCGCGCCCGGATCTACGTCGCCCGCGACGGGACGGGGCAGTTCCTCACCGGGATCACCGTGCTCTACTCCAACGATGCCGCCTACTTCTGGCAGGGCGGCACCCGGACCGTCCACGAGGGCGTCGGCCTCAACAGCCTCATCCACTGGCGAGTCATCGAAGACGTGATCGAGGATCCACCCCGGGAGTCGGTGTCCACCTACGACCTGATGGGTGCGAACACCGAACGGCTCTGCCAGTACAAGAGCAAGTTCGGCGCGGATCTGGTGCCCTACTACGTGGTCGAATCGGGCGGTCGAACGATGGACCTCGCGAAAAAGACCTACCAGGCGCTAGTTCGGTGA